Sequence from the Paenibacillus tundrae genome:
AACCCAGTGGCAGATGTTAGACTATGTGCCTAGTGAAGACTGGTGTCATGTGGCACTTGATCATTTCTCCGCGATGATTCAGGCGTTCGACCAGAGTCATGTCGATGAACAGCAATATATAGAATGGACTGCGCTTGATGAAGAAGATGATTACGAACCGACAATTCCTATAGGTTATCCTACGTGCGCACGACATGATGTGTATCTGTCCTGTTTGGGTTGTGTGATCTGCAACTCCAAGAAAGGAGAAGATCAATAATGAAAGGATACTGGGACAAAAGATTCGAGAGCAAAGAGATGGTATGGGGAGAGGAGCCAAGCCAAACGGTAATAGTATGAAACAATTACGTGATCAAGGTATCATGTATTTCACATGTTTCTCAGATCAGGATCAACGCAATGGGCGTGGAAGCAGGCTGGAGGATAATACATATGAGTATAAAGAGGGAAAAGCAGCTCATTTCTTTACTGAGCAGGACTTAATGCAGCATTTTGCTGGGATGCGAGTTATTGAAACAGGATTATTCGATGAAGAGATTCCCTATAGTGAGACGGAAACAGAGAAATACAGCTTGAGGTATATCATTGTGCAGATGCTATAATTCATAAACAGAGGAGTGGTCTTATGCCTTGGCCGATGGTTCATTTTGCCGTTGCATCTCGACTAGTAGCGAATCCATCCCCAGAATTTCTATTAGGCAGTATTGCGCCAGATTCGATTCATGTTAGAAGCAACATCACTAGAGCTGACAAAGCCAAAACACACTTGATGATTGAAGAACATGTATTTGTTACGGATGAGCAACTGAAGGATTATTTTGAACTGAATAGACTACAGGCGATGCAGGATAAACGATTTATGGACTATCTGTGTGGTTATATTTCGCATATTTACACGGATCGGGTCTGGACATTCAATATCTATCCTCCATATGAGGCTCTTCCAGAAGGTAGAAAGATCTACACCCAAGATGTTACGAAGCTGGAATTCCTTATTCTACAGCAGGATGGTGCCAACGAATGGCTAGATAAGCTAAAAGTAGGTCGAGCCTTCGACTTAGGTGGTCTTCGAGAGCATGAAGTCTACCAATATCGAGAGGAGAAACTGCAATTTCTCCAAGCTCCTGAGCAGGAACCATCAGAAGATCCAAGTATTATATCGTTAAGTCTAGTGAATGAGTTTATCACGAATACAGCCAATGAGATTAGGGAGCTATATCAGCAATCGGGAATTATGAAATGAGAGGACGAATAATAACATGACGAAATACATAACGGAAATTACTGATCTAATGCGCAAATATCCAAAGGTATCGGCAGTTATATTATCTGCTATCGCAATTAATCTAATCTATACGTTAGGCAAAAACATAGGCAATTTCATCTATCAGCTAATTCACTAAACGCATAGAAGTCAGATAAAGGAGCGCTGATTAAGAATATGAAGAATTCAATCCGTCTCACACGGTATGATCAGCAGTACGATGATGCATTAGCGAATTTTTCTCTAACAGGTGAACAGTTCCGATTTACCGCAATGCCTGCGGAAGTAATCGAGGAAGCGATTCAGAATGAAAATAAATATCCCATCGTTATTTTGCATGAAGATACGGTAGTT
This genomic interval carries:
- a CDS encoding zinc dependent phospholipase C family protein codes for the protein MPWPMVHFAVASRLVANPSPEFLLGSIAPDSIHVRSNITRADKAKTHLMIEEHVFVTDEQLKDYFELNRLQAMQDKRFMDYLCGYISHIYTDRVWTFNIYPPYEALPEGRKIYTQDVTKLEFLILQQDGANEWLDKLKVGRAFDLGGLREHEVYQYREEKLQFLQAPEQEPSEDPSIISLSLVNEFITNTANEIRELYQQSGIMK